CCCCCTCCTCTGGCCATCCAAGCAAACGCGCGATCCCCCAATGAGAACCAGGTAACCGTTGCACGAGTTGCACGCGTAGCTGGTTCGCCGAAGCGCGCTCTGCCAGTTGCATCGCTGCCAGTTGCTTTGACGTCAGCACGGCAAGGATTGCCTCGAATATGCAGCCAGGGTCGCCAAGCGTAACTGCTTGCTGTTCACCCAGCCCGTTGTAGACCTTGAACTCGCCCTCGTGGCGGACCAGTATCCTTTCCGCCTCACTTTGCCCACCGCTGCCGAGGTGTTTGATCGAACGCCCCTCCCACGCGCCGTCGCGCAAATCGATATCGAGCTGTTCCAGTTCGAAGCTATCCAGCAATGCAAGGGCCAACTCGCCTGTCACCTCGCTGTAAGCCGTGCTCAGGTAAAGCCCAGCGAGCGCTCGGTTCAAACGTGCCAGGCGCAAGAGCGATCGCGCGTTCTTTGCACACGGCAATGGCAGGCGTTGTTCGACCTGCGCCCGCTCGCGCTCAAGCTCACTCGCCTGGCCGACAACTTCGTTCACGTAGGCCGAAGGCAGGCCAGGAAAGTCGCGCTTGACCAATAGGCTCAGCGGGTCTTCGGCAAGCGGCTGTTCTGTCAGCTGGGTAAACAACTGCGGGCGTAACTCAGCCTCATGCGCCAGTATTTGTGCCAGACCCTTGCCAACCCCTGGGCAGCCTTCACTCCAGGCCAACAGTTCACTGTCGGTAGGCATCAATGTCTTCAAACGGACACGTTTGAAGAACGTTTCGATACGTGCATGGGCCTGGAACGCACGCAGGGTTTGCCCCAGGCTCACCGGGGCCGGTCGATTCTCAACCAGAACACCGCGCAGCTCGTCCTCATCGACGCCGGCCACCTGCAGTATCTGCGCGGCCTGACGCGCGTCGATGGGGGGATGCTGCGGCCATAGCACATCGAGCATACGCTCAGGCGCTTTCCAAGCCTGCGGTTGCTCGCGCATCAATCGCCAGCCGCGCTCGCCGTTGTGCAGCACGACGGGGCCATATCCACCCCCCGCTGCGCGGCGCAGCCGGTAGGGGCCATCAGGGCCTGATCGATGCACTTCGTGGTAGCGCCCGTCCAAACGGATCCAGCGACGATCAGCTACACCATAACGACCATCCTCGAGCAGATCGATGGCGCCTGGCAAGGATCGATAATGCTCTGCATCGTAGTGCCAAAGACGACTGCGCCCGCGTCCCAGGCTCACAGGCTCCAGGCCTGCGACAAACGTGCTGCGCAGTACACTGACCCCAACCACCACCGCCGCGGTGGCAGCCAGGGTCTCGGCCACCCCAAGCAAATGCTCCAGTGCTTCGTGCTGGTGCCCCCTGGACCAGTCGCTGATCCCTTCGAACACATCCGAGCAGGTCTGGACAACCAACTGACCCAATAACAAGGCCCCCACCACCGGAATAAAAAACCCGGCCAGGTTCACCAAGTCCAGGCCTGCAGCCTTCCACGCTGCGTGCCTGGCGCGCACGGCCTGGGTATCGGCCTCGGCAGTGGGTACCAACAACAAGCGGGCATCATCTTTGACCCGTTGCACTTGCTGGGTTGCCAGCGCCTTAAAAATACCCGCTTGCGGTGTTGCACCTTGGAATTCAAGGTCCGCTTGCGTGTCCTGCAGACGCTTGCCAAGGGTAGTGACGAAAGCTGCGCGGTGCTCAAGGCTGATCAGCTGGGTGAAGTACTGGCGGTAGGCCGCGCCTCGCAGCAGCAACGCCATGGCCCTGTTCATGGCTGCAGCAGTGTCGAACACTCGCAGTGCCTGCTGGGGATCACTGGGCAGGTAAAGTACCAGCCCTCGGTCTTTCCCGGCCGTGTCGCGCAACTGGACCAGCACGCCATCGGCCACCGGTTGCCCAAGGGCCTTGAGCAGCCTGGGTTCACCCTTGAGGCCTAATTGTCGATGCGCTTGACCGTGGTCTGCCACCTCACGCAAGGCGATCTGTACATCAACGTTGATGTTGCCCTGCAACGCGGCCACCTCAGTCGCCAGTTTCAGCCCTGAACGTTTGTCCTCCGCCAGCATCGCCAGGGTGGCGGGCTGGAAGATCCGCTCCAGCTCATCCTGATAGCCCTGGCCAACATCCAGCCTGCGGCATGCCTTGATCAACACCTCAAGCGACGCATTCAACGGTTGATCGCTGCCTGGCAACACCAGCCCCGAGCCCTGGTAGTAGCTTGCGCCTTCGGCAAAGTTGCGCATTAGCCGCAACAGCCCGTTTTCACGGGTCTGACTGTACTCGTAGGTCTGCTGCAAGGTGCCTGGCAATGTGCCGATGCGCGGTGCCACCTGCAGCCATTCGAGCTGGGCAAAGGCCTGCCCGTCAGGCAAGGGTGCATCCAGTAACTGCTCCAGATGCTTTTCGGCAAACTGCTGGAGCGGCAGCAGTTCAAGCGTGAGCCCACGCAAGCGCGCCTGGCTGGCATGGTGCGCGTTGAGGCTGGTACGCAGGGTGTTGATCTGGCCCTTTGAAGCTCGTTTGAGCCATTGAGGCAAACGGGCGCCGATGAATGCGTCGTGGTCAGTTGTGACAGTAGGCATGGAGGGCTCTTTGGATATCCGGTTGAGCCAACCATGCTGCAGACGCGCCAAGTCCAGGCGCAGAGGGAACTGGTCCACGCGGCCTAGGGACGACCTTGCAACGGCAGGCTCAACTCATCCTCGGTAAGCCGTAACGCAAGTGCTTCGAAGGCTTGCTCGGTTTTCCGCTTGAGCGCCTCGCAGCGTTGTACATACGCGCCACTGCCAAGGGATTCCTTCTCTTGGTCAAGGGCA
The sequence above is drawn from the Pseudomonas putida genome and encodes:
- a CDS encoding NEL-type E3 ubiquitin ligase domain-containing protein: MPTVTTDHDAFIGARLPQWLKRASKGQINTLRTSLNAHHASQARLRGLTLELLPLQQFAEKHLEQLLDAPLPDGQAFAQLEWLQVAPRIGTLPGTLQQTYEYSQTRENGLLRLMRNFAEGASYYQGSGLVLPGSDQPLNASLEVLIKACRRLDVGQGYQDELERIFQPATLAMLAEDKRSGLKLATEVAALQGNINVDVQIALREVADHGQAHRQLGLKGEPRLLKALGQPVADGVLVQLRDTAGKDRGLVLYLPSDPQQALRVFDTAAAMNRAMALLLRGAAYRQYFTQLISLEHRAAFVTTLGKRLQDTQADLEFQGATPQAGIFKALATQQVQRVKDDARLLLVPTAEADTQAVRARHAAWKAAGLDLVNLAGFFIPVVGALLLGQLVVQTCSDVFEGISDWSRGHQHEALEHLLGVAETLAATAAVVVGVSVLRSTFVAGLEPVSLGRGRSRLWHYDAEHYRSLPGAIDLLEDGRYGVADRRWIRLDGRYHEVHRSGPDGPYRLRRAAGGGYGPVVLHNGERGWRLMREQPQAWKAPERMLDVLWPQHPPIDARQAAQILQVAGVDEDELRGVLVENRPAPVSLGQTLRAFQAHARIETFFKRVRLKTLMPTDSELLAWSEGCPGVGKGLAQILAHEAELRPQLFTQLTEQPLAEDPLSLLVKRDFPGLPSAYVNEVVGQASELERERAQVEQRLPLPCAKNARSLLRLARLNRALAGLYLSTAYSEVTGELALALLDSFELEQLDIDLRDGAWEGRSIKHLGSGGQSEAERILVRHEGEFKVYNGLGEQQAVTLGDPGCIFEAILAVLTSKQLAAMQLAERASANQLRVQLVQRLPGSHWGIARLLGWPEEGAWFNPGRRLDDGRVGYPLSDHPAGTSRDEQTIIRDQLRALYPGLDEQGLDEEQARLRQEPRPVFEQLAELQDDLDQLVQHLNRWVGAELQDGRQAARRLTADSILRAWQLQGETAPAVDGRAGQRTLSLSGVHLRTLPSLPPHIDFHRITVLNVMDTRVTDIPADFLRPFTALTRLNLSQNQLLRLPAGIAHLPNVQALVLSHNQIRLDAQAVGMLHSLPNLVHLDLSYNRLEALELRFHQLSRLSSLNLRHCRLGAWPQRLELCGLLERADLRDNQLRTVPREIQQMPYAFRRAILIERNPLSAMQLQRMYALDVIEEHRHLPEAAALLDLPRVRALWVGHADAGAQLTREALWLRLLEQPGSSGLFTILARLERTADYIEGGEGRAALVEGVWSLLEALDGDPVLCRRAFEQAGLPLSCLDSVARRFSDLQVVVREAQAEARAVNPQSRGELLELGRQLFRLDQLERVAYQDCLRRLAAGEHFDQLALGLAYRVQLRSRLTLPNQPFAMRYPEAGEVSQAGIEEAFRRVTRAQTVENLTESLGQREFWRRFLRQQHGRMFDAISADYAQRTLGLQAQRPGLSPTALAEQLSRLHEQQGSDVERLINGLTQSYLRAAERAEG